From the genome of Ktedonobacterales bacterium:
CAATGCGCCAGGGCATAGTGAGCAATGGTCGTTGGCTGATAGCATGCCGGATGCTCGCCCTTCTGCGCATTATATGGAACGCCCTTTTCATCGAGTGTTCCGTGCGGCAGCGCCAGCGCAGCAAACATATCTATCGGATAGAGAGGTAGCTCAGCCGCTTGCTGTGTCGGCTTCGCCAGGCGATAATGAGGCAAGTTGACCTCATTTCGCCATGCCACCCAGTCAGCGATCAGGGGGAGTGAGCGCCACAACGAGCGGCGCCGGGATGGATTGCTCATGCTTTATCTAACCTCCTCAACGATCAGTTCATCTTTGCGCTGTCTCCAATGGACATCATTCACCGCCAAAGGCCATCCAGTGGCCCGCAGCAGGCAGCGTCTGAGTGCCTCAGCGCGATGGTGCGCTTCGATATACGCTCTCGCTCGTGCCCCCATCTCCCGCGTTGTCGGCAGATCACGCAGAGCTTCTGTTAGAGCCGCGCTCACCGCCTCGGCATCGCCAACAGGAATCGCCATGCCACGCCCGTCCGTAAGGAGCGCCGCCTTGGAAGGGGGAACCATCGAAGCAATCACCATCAGCCCCGCAGCCATTGCCTCAAGCACAGCCACTGAATTGATGTCGCGGATGGCCGTAAAAAGGAAAAGATCGCTGATGCTCAAGAGCAGCGCCACATCATCTCTGGTCGTCTCGCCCAACAGCAGGCACGTGGATTCCAGTTGATAACGGCGAATATCCTCCTCAATCCGCGCGCGCAATGGTCCATCTCCGGCAATAACTACGCGCACCCTGGAACCAAGAGTGGTAGGAAGCCTGCTGAGCGCACTGCTGATCCCTTGCAACGCAACATCAATACCCTTTTCAGGCGCCAGCCGATTCACCATAGCGATCACGATGCCATCAGCAGGAAGCTGCAACTGCTTCCGTCGCCTGGCTCTCTCCAGCCCATCACAGGGAGCATAACGCTCCGTATCAATCAGAAAAGGAAAGCGGCTGATCCGGTCTGCGGAGACGCCGAACCCCTGACGGTAAGCTGTCTCAACGGCATCCCCAGCAGGTAAAAAGAAATCTGTAGCACTGGTGGCGACACGAGTCAAGAGGCGGAGTGACGGCCAGTAGCAGGCAAACCGCAAACGCGAAAGCATCCTGGACCGCCAGGGCGCCGCCTCAGACCTTTTCAGCCGTTCAGCGCGAAAGATGGGGCTAGAGGGCAAGGTGATATTGCCATGATCCATGCACACGACTCGCACGCCCGCCAGCCTGGCGGCCAGAGCCGCATAGGCGCCGGTAAAGACCCCATCTTGGGCCAGAATCACATGATAGCGTTGGCCGTGACGAAGCAAGGAAAGCAGCCGCCGCCAGCCAGCAAAGACATAGAACCAGACGTTAGGAAATTGCCAGTAGGCGGTATAGGCATTGCCAAACGAGCGGATCGTCATGCCTTCGTGGTCCTGCCCGATACGCCAGGCCAGGTACTCAATCTCCCACACACCAGCCATCGCCTGCGCCACCCCGGCCAGGACACTGCGCATGCCGCCAGCTACTGGGAAAGCCGTGATGGGTACACAGACCTTTCGCGTACTTTGCTGCCCCGCGCCTTCAGCGCCAGGGAAGAAGCGGCGCTGAAGCCAGAACCAGAATGTTTGTCGCACGCGGCTCGCTTTGCGGGCGAAGAAATAGTGGAAGCGAGAGTGCAGAGCATGTTGGTATCCTGCCCAGCGCGCCGCCAGCGCTGCCCAGGCATCATCGCCCGAAGCGCGCGCCAGCGCCTTGAGTAATGCAATGTGCAGCGCGTGCGTGGCCGGGTCAGCCAGCCGTCTTGAGGCTAAATCCGCGCGCGACCAGTAGCCAGTATCAAACGCGGGCGTCAGGGCGGAAAGCGCAGCAAGACAGCGATGAACAAGCTCAGCAACTCGCGTGTCATCAGCCACTGCCAGATAATCATATAAGCCTAGAAGCGCAATCACGCACACACTGAGATGATGCGCAGCCGGATAAGCGGCTACCTCCTCAAAAAAGATGCCTTCACCTCCAACCGGCGCGCTCACCCCACCATCAAAAATATCCAGATCAAAGGCGCGAACGGCGCGCTGAGCCACGCGCCAAAAAGCTTCATCACCCGTCAGCCGGTAAGCACGCACCAGCACAGAGAGCGCCAGACCCTGTGTGGAGGCGGAAAGTAGTGGCACAGGTTCAGGAAGCGTGGACAACCGCATCAAAACAGGCCAGCCAGACACAGCCTCGGCAAAAGGTGTTGCACGCTCCAGAAACCACGCGGCCTGGGCCAGAAAAGCCATCCGATGCTGCTCTTCACCTGTGACAAGATAGTCGTTCCAGCAAATAAGCGCCTCCTGGGCAGCGATGGTCGGCTGATGACCATTCGGCAATTGATACTCTGACGCATCAGGGGCCGTTTCCTGCTCCTTGAACATCCCACGCGACAACGCCAACAGAGGCGAGAGGTCAAGAGGGTAGGGTGAGAGTCCTTCAGGTTGCCCGCTCATACTGGAACACCTCTGTGTAGCATCGTAATCTTACCTGCTTCTCGATCTGCGCCTGGGCGTTCTTTTCTCGCTTCTCTCCAGGGAGGCTCCTGATGAGAATCTGGCGTTATCTGTCCTGGTGAATGTGCTGAAGGCAGAATCATCAAAGATTAGGATCATCAAAGGTATTTTTATAAGAACACCAAAAGTAGGAACATCAGGCGCATACTCAACACCTGAACAATACACGCACTATACGCCCTTACCGATCTCAATACAAGAGGCGCTTCTGGTCGTGCCGCCCGCATCCAGCCCTTATTAGATAACGAAAGAACGGGTTGGAGGAATACGCCTGAGTCAGTGTTAGCCAATTTTTCCTAGCATAAAACCGGCCATCGCGCGCCTTTCACCTCTACAGCAGAGATGAACGATCACCCCCAACCATCCTTCCCTTGACAGCGATGCGAGAATCAATGTGCCAGGGAATAGGTGAGCTTTCACTCACTCACCCATTCTTTCCCTTCGCCTACTCACAACAGTGGAGAAAGTGTGAACACGATCTTTATTCATCCAACCGCCGATGTCGCCGCCGATGCGCACGTTGGCGAGGGAACGCGCATCTGGAACCAGGCACAAATCCGAGAGGGCGCGCAGATTGGCGCTGAATGTAATATTGGCAAGAACGCCTATATAGACTTCGGTGTTCAGATCGGCAACCGCGTCAAGATTCAGAACAACGTCTCTGTGTATCATGGAGTGACGGTAGAAGATGGGGTTTTTATCGGGCCACACGTCTGCTTCTGCAACGATATGCTCCCACGAGCTATTACCCCATCAGGCGCGCTGAAGGGCCAGGATGATTGGGAAGTGGGGCGAGTGCTGGTACGCACTGGCGCGTCTATCGGGGCTGGCTCCATTATCCTACCCAATGTCACCATCGGTTCTTTCGCGCTCATTGGCGCTGGCTCTGTCGTGACCCGTTCGGTACCCGATCAGGCGCTGATGTTTGGCAATCCAGCGCGCCTGCAAGGGTATGTCTGCCGCTGCGCGCGCAAGCTGGAAAACCTCACGCAAACCCCTTCAGGGTTGACAGGCATCTGTCCGTCCTGCCAGATCAGCTACACGCTGGCAGCAGGAGAACATCGCTAGATAGGAGAAGAAATGATTCCAATCGCTCGCCCGCTCCTGGGCGCTGAAGAACTGGCTGCCGTCTCCAGGGTCTTTACCAGCGGGCAGCTCGCCCAGGGACAGCAAGTAGCAGAGTTCGAGCAGCGTTTCGCTGAACTCTGCCAGGTCAAAGAAGCCATTGCCGTCTCATCAGGGACAGCAGCTCTGCACCTGGCCTTGCTGGCGCATGGCATTGGCCCCGGGGATGAAGTAATAACCAGCCCCTTCAGTTTTGCGGCCACAGCCAACACCATTCTGCTCGTCGGCGCAACCCCCGTGTTTGCCGATATTGAGCCAGACACCTATAATATTGACCCGGCCCTCGTCGAAGCAGCCATCACCCCACGTACCAAAGCGATCATGCCAGTACACCTCTACGGGAACCCCAGCGATATGGACCGATTAGGGGAACTGGCCGCGCGGCATCATCTAATCTTGATTGAGGACGCCTGCCAGGCGCACGCGGCAGCGATTCGCGGAAAACCCGTTGGTAGTTTTGGCACTGGCTGTTTCTCCTTCTACGCCACCAAAAACATCACCACCGGGGAAGGCGGCATGATCACCACCAACGACCCGGAAATTGCCGAGCAAGTCCGACTCTGGCGCAGCCACGGGCAGCAGCATCGCTATCACCACATTGCCATTGGCTATAACCAGCGTATGACCGATATACAGGCCGCCATTGGCCTGGCGCAGATGGAGAAATTGGAGCGATGGACGGAGCAGCGCATTGCCAACGCCGCCACGCTGACAGCGCAATTGCGCGAATGGGTCAAGACGCCAGTAACTCGCCCCGGCTACCGCCATGTCTATCATCAGTACACCATTCAGGTGGAAGGCGACCGGGACGCCTGGATACAGGCGCTGGCCGAGCGCGGCATCGGCACAGCGGTTCATTATCCCTGCCCAATTCACCAGCAGCCTTTCTACCAGGAGCAGGGGTTCCACGTCTCTCTGCCGATTGCAGAAACCGCAGCAAAGCAGATACTCTCTCTGCCAATTCACCCCGCTGTGAGCGAGGAGAATCTGGCGACTATCGCACAAGAGGTGATCCGTTATGTCAGTGAAGGTGGCCGTGATCGGCGCAGGGTCAATGGGCCTGAACCATCTGCGCGTCCTGCGTGATTTTCCCGAAGACGTAGTGGAATTGGTTGGCGTGGCCGAAACCCACGAGCCATCTCTGGCGCGGGCCATCAGTCGCTTCCACATTGCCGGTTTTACCGACTATCATCAGATGCTCAACCAGGTTCGCCCCGATCTGGTTTCGGTAGTCGTGCCAACCAATGCCCATTTTGAGGTGGCCGCTGCGGTGCTGAAGGCGGGCTGCCACGTCCTCATCGAAAAACCCATCACCGCTACCAGTGAGGAGGCTATCGCCCTGCTCAAGCTGGCAGCCGAGCGTGACCGCAAGATCGCCGTCGGCCACGTCGAACGGTTCAATCCCGCAGTCATGGAACTGAAACGCTACATCGCAGCAGGCAACCTGGGGCAGATATTCACGCTGCACGCGCGCCGCGTCGGCCCATTTCCCCCGCGTATTCGGGATGTGGGCGTCATTCTCGATCTGGCAACGCACGATCTGGATGTGATGCGCTATCTCACCAATGCCGAAGTAGAATACGTCTATGCCGAATCCCAGCAGCGCGTGCATCAAACGCACGAAGACCTGCTGCTGGGCCTGATCCGCTTCAGCAATCGCGCCATCGGCGTGCTGGATGTCAACTGGCTGACACCCACCAAGGTGCGCGAACTGAGCGTCACCTGCGAACGTGGCATGTATCTGGTCAACTATCTGAGTCAAGACCTTTATTTCTATGAGAACGACTATACAACAACGACCTGGGACGCGCTGCGCTCCATTACAGGAGTGAGTGAGGGAACCATGACGCGCCTGAAAGTCCAGAAGGCAGAACCACTGCGCCGGGAGTATGAAGACATCTTCGCAGCATTGCGTGACGACACCGAGCCAACCGTGAGCGGCAAGGATGGCCTGGCTGTCCTGCATCTGGCCCATCAGTTCATCAAGGCGACACAAAGTAGAGAGGTTATCGTATGCAGCACCCCCATCCATTCGTGACCGCGCCCGCTCAGCAGAGCGGAACAGTCGCAGTCGTTGGCCTTGGCAAGATTGGTTTGCCGCTTGCCATCCAATATATCCAGCATGGCCGCCAGGTCATTGGCTGCGACATCAATCCCCAGGTCGTTGAGGCCATCAATGCGGGGCGCTGTCATGTCCATGAAGAACCGGGGTTGGAAGACGCAGTTGCCAGCGCCGTTGCCCAGGGACGGCTCAGCGCGACAACGGACACTGCCTCGGCAGCGCGCCAGGCAGCGGTCGTCGTCATCATTGTGCCGGTGATCGTGAACCAGGGGCACGCGGTAGACTTCCGCAGCATTGACATTGCCACACAAGCAGTCGGATCAGGGCTGACATCAGGAACCCTCGTCATCTATGAGACCACCCTGCCCACCGGAACGACCGCTGGAAGGCTGCGCACGATTCTGGAAGAACAATCAGGGCTGAAAGCTGGCAGCGATTTCCTGCTGGCCTACAGCCCGGAGCGCGTCTCATCCGGCCACATTTCCCGTGATCTCGCTACCTATCCCAAGGTCGTTGGAGGCGTGAACGAGGCGAGCAGAGACGCCGCCAGCGCCTTCTATCGCTCGGTGCTTGATGCTGAAGTCATCTGTATGGCAAGCACTGACGAGGCCGAATTCGTCAAACTCATCGAGACGACCTACCGCGACGTGAACATCGCGCTCGCCAATGAATACGCCCGCTATGCAGACGCGCATGGCCTGGATGCTATGGCGGCCATTAGCGCCGCCAACACCCAGCCGTACTCCCATATTCATGCCCCAGGCGTCGGAGTGGGCGGGCATTGCATTCCGGTCTACCCGTATTTCCTCCTGAGCGGGGCTACAGAAGGGCTGGCGCTCCCCCGCCAGGCACGCCTCATCAATGACGGGATGGCCGACTATGCTGTCGAACGTATCGAAACCGAGATTGGTTCGCTGGCGGGGCAAACCGTTTTGATCCTGGGGGTCGCCTATCGTGGCAACGTCCGCGAAGTAGCCTTTACCAGCGCAAAATTGTTGCAGCAGGCGCTGGTCGAACACGATGCCAGGGTTCTTGTTGAAGACCCACTCTTTAGCGAACAAGAGCTAGAAGCATTGGGCTACAGGCCGCTCAGGCCAGAGCAGCGTGGGGAGATACACGCCATCATCGTGCAGGCCGAACATCAGGTCTACCACTCGCTGGATTTCCGCCAGTTTCCCAATTGCCAGCTTGTGCTTGATGGGCGGCGGGCATTGAAGCCAGAAGCCATCACAGCAGCGGGCATGCGTTATCTCTCCATCGGAGATGGCGCCAGGCCGCTCATCACGGTACGATAGGGGATAGGGATGCGCTTTGTTTCTATCGTTGGAGCACGACCCCAATTTATCAAACTGGCTCCGGTGAGCCGCGCTTTGCGACTCCGACACGATGAACTGATTATTCACACCGGCCAGCACTACGACGCGGGCCTTTCCTCCCAGTTCTTTGAGGAACTCACCATTCCCACGCCCGATTACCACCTGGGCATTGGTTCGGCGTCTCACGGCGCGCAGACCGGGCGCATGCTGGAAGGTATTGAGGAAGTGCTCCTGAAAGAGCGGCCTGACGGAGTGATCGTCTTTGGCGATACCAACTCCACCCTGGCAGGCGCGCTGGCCGCAGCCAAGCTCCATATTCCAGTGGCTCATGTGGAAGCGGGCCTGCGCAGCTTTAACCGCGAAATGCCAGAGGAGATCAATCGTGTCCTGACGGATCACGCCTCAACCTGGCTGTTTTGCCCGACTGAAACAGCACGCCAGCACCTCTTGCATGAGGGCATAGCTGAAGGGGTAGCAGTGGTGGGGGATGTGATGTACGATGTGCTGCGCCAGGTCCAGCCAAAGCTGGTCGGGCGCGCTCACTCGATTCTCTCCGCGCTTGGCATTGAGCCGCAGAGCTATCTGCTGTTGACCATCCATCGCCCGGCAAACACCGATGATCCTGCCCGGTTAGGGCAAATCGCCCAGGCCATCAGCGGCCTGGGCAGGCCGGTTATCTTCCCAGTACACCCGCGCACTCGGAGATTTATGAAAGAGTACCATCTGACCTGGAGCGACCAGGTCCGTCTGATCGAGCCGGTAGGCCACCTGGATATGCTCGCCTTGGTGCAGGCCGCCTACCATGTGGCTACTGATTCTGGCGGCCTGCAAAAAGAGGCGTTTCTTCTTGGCGCTCCCTGCGTAACTCTGCGCGACGAAACAGAATGGCCGGAAACGCTGGAAGGTGGTTGGAATCGGCTGGTTGGGAGCCATCGTGAAGCCATCATCGAGGCCATTAATCGCCCACAGCCTGAGCCACTCCACCGACAGCCCTTCGGGGAAGGCGACGCGGCGCTGCGCATCGCAGGATTACTGCATAACTGATACTTCTTCGCCAGGCTTCCTCGTCTCCTGGCGCAGGGCAGCAGACTCCTGCTCGGCTATCGTTCGCAGCACCAGCAGCACTCCCAGGAAGAACCAGAAACTCAACGCCAGATCAGGCAAAAAATACATTTTATCAACCAGTCCATGTATCACACTCGCCGCCATACATCCAGCGATCCCCAACACGAGATACTGGGGTAGCCGCCCCTGCGGCAGCGCGGCACAGCGACGATAGGTACGCACAACCACCACAGCAAAGGCGCCCAGCAGCCAGAAGATGGCGACCACCCCCAGCAGCCCGGCGCTCAGCCAGAAGTCCAGGATGAAGTTGTGCGGGTGCGATATAGTGGCAATCGGGGCAGCGGATCTCTGGTCATCGAGCGCCTGGAGGAGATAGGAATTGGGCGCTGATGGCTGATAAAGGGTTTTAAAGCTGTCAGGACCGATACCCAGCAGCATATGATCTCGTATCATCAACACAGCGGCTTTCCAAATGGTGAGCCGCTCCCAGAATTTGCCATGCGCGCCGCTGTTCAAGAGTGCGACGATGCGGGGCCAGAAGAGCACGATCCCCAGGATGCCCGCCCCTCCTGTCACCAGAATCACCAGCTTGCTGCGCACCTCGAAGGCAAAGAAGCAGAAAGCCACCATCAGGAGCGCGATCTCTGCGCCATGCGAATCGCTCCAATAGAGCGCCCACACCAGCGGCAGCAGCAGCCCCAGGCAGACCCAGCGCAGCGGGTCGCACCAGGCTGGCTGTTGGGAGCCAGCCTCTTGCGTCGGATGGCGCCCTTTCCCCCTCCCCTGGCGCAGCGCCCCTACGAACGCCAGCGCCAGCAAGAGAGGGATCGCGCGGTCCAGGAGAAAACCAAGATTATTGGGGCCATTAGTGGAGCCTCTGATGCGGAACGCGCCAGGATTGAGGATGTCGCTTAAGCCCCTCACCTGAATAAATCCCTGAGCGATGCCGATACAGGCGACTAGCAGTGCCGAGAGGATCAACGCGCCCACCGTCCGCGCCAGATCGCTGCGGGTCCGCAGATAGCGCAGCATCAGCAGAAAATACACGAGCGGTTCAAGGATTTCCTCGCGGTACGCCCGCAGGCTCAGGTGCTGAACCGGGGAGACCAGCAGCGCCAGGGAAGCACCCAGCAGCAGCAGCACCGCCGGTGTCAGGAACGGATGCGCTTGTCGCCAGAGCTTCCCCAGCCAGACGCGGGTCGCCTGCCGCTCAGCAGGCAGCAGGGCATGGCGGAGCAGGGCTGCTCCCAGGCAGATGATCACACCCAGTTCAGCGAGGTAGAATTGCGGGTAGCCGCTGGCGCTGAGCGGCAGGAGATAGTTATCATAAGGGAAGGTCAGCGGCAGGAGCGCAATGGCAATCTCCAGGCGGATAGAGGCAAGGGCTGCGGCCACCACCAGGAACAGCAATGAGGCCGGTGGATGGGGCCAGAAGAAGAAGAGGGCAAATGAGAGGCAGAGTCCCAGCCCAATGAAAAAGGCCAATGAACCAGAGCGACGCACTCCATCAGCGAGATACAGAGCCATTACGATCTCTCCTAACAATCGAACAGTAGAGACGAGTTTCCGTTATGCAGAGCAGCGAGGGGCGCGGGTTATCAGCCGCCCCGGTGCCCGAATCGGTCTGAAAATCACAACCATTATACCAGAGAGGTTTATCGGAGGCCAAAAGGGTAGGACAATCATCCCCTGGTAGCATCTCATACTGGCAGAGCGATGCCGTTAAGAATAGCGCATGAGATCGTTTTATTTAGGCAGGAGGCGCGCTAAAGAAGCGTATCGGTTCAATTCAGGAGTGTTTCATGGAAGTCTCAGTTATCATCCCGGTCTATAATGAGAAGGCTACCATTCAGCGAGTCATCGAGATGGTCCAGCAAACCCCCTACTCCAAAGAGATCATCATCGTTGATGATTGCTCCACCGATGGGACACGGGCTATTCTTGAGCAAAGCGCATGGCCGGAGAACGTCCATATTTACTATCACGCAAAGAATATGGGGAAAGGCGCCGGTGTCCGTACCGGCGTGCAGCACGCGACCAAAGAGGTCATTGTCATCCAGGATGCCGACCTGGAGTACGACCCCAAAGATTTGGATGTGGTCCTCAAGCCCATCATGGATGGCAAAGCTGATGTAGTCTATGGCTCGCGCTTTCTCGGCATCCATCGAGCATTTCTCTTCTGGCACTACATGGGCAACAAACTCCTCACCTTCATCGCTAATCTTCTGTACAACAATATGCTTACCGATATGGAGACGGGGTATAAAGCCTTCCGCGCGCCGATTCTCAAAAGCATCACTATCCGTTCCAATCGCTTTGATTTTGAGCCAGAGATCACGGCGAAGGTCTTGAAACGCCAGTATCGCATCTATGAAGTACCGATCTATTACTCTGGTCGTGATTTTGATGAAGGAAAAAAGGCCACCTGGCGTGACGCCTTTCCCGCGCTGTGGGCGCTGATCAAGTATCGCTTTGTAGATTGAGGAGGCTATGCTATCACCTGCCTATATCTGGCCGGTGTCCTGACGCTGAGTTGACGTTCCCACGACGCAACGGAAGAAGGGCAATGGCATTCCCCCTGGCCCCTCCTCTCGAAATTTTGACAAACACCTCATCCTTCAGGTATCTTTCTCTTCGATTACGGCAAGCATCCAGGCGCTTGCTGCCCATTCGATTCATTCCGCAACTGCCAACACAGAAAAAGGGCTTGTAAGCGCGTCTCTCACCGAGACACCATCGTGGTGATGACACACCTGAAGGAGAACAATGTATGAGTACACTGGAACGCCGCCTGGTGTTCTTAGGTGTGGCCCTGCTCTTTCTCGCCCTCACGGTCTGGGCCGCTGGCGGAGGGCGCTTCCCAACTTCAATCGCTCAGGCTGCATCGCGCATTCCGAACGAATCTACCCTGACGTACTATGGCGCTGATATTAGCGTCAACGGGGGGATGGCAGTAGCAACCGGCGTCCAACCGTCAAACAATCGCCCCAGTAACGGTCCCTGGCCTCAATACGCTCGTAACTACTGCTTCCTGGCAGTAGTGCAGGCCATTTCCAACTACCAATACTGGAGGCAAGGCTATGCTATTGAGTTCCCCCATCAAAACAACCAGGGGCCTGCCGACGGCAACCCCAGCCATGCCACATCTGGAGCAAATGGTACCCCTTGGCAGATTCTCTACGATATGCAGCACTACATGACACCGCCTGGTGGTCCAGTCCCGTCGCCAACAGGGTTTACCCTGGCGGATACTTCCAGAGACTTTGGCGGTGATCCCCGCGCTCATGCCTATGCTACACAATATGAGACTCCTGATCGCCATTACTACCATCAGTACATCTACCATACCGGGGTCGCTGTAGGAACTTACGGGCTAGCCAAAGGCGTTGCAATGTCCCACTGGGACGGAACCTCACCTGAGATAGCCATTGTGAACCACGCGCTGCATTCTGTGGTGATTGCCGGGGTCTGGGCCTCCGCCGACCCAGGCGCCGTCAGCACCGCTACCATTGACAGCTTCGCGGTTTACAATCCCTGGGACCAGGGCGCCTTCGGCCCCTACCTCAATGGCGCCTACTACGCGCGGGTTTCCTACAGCGCCTGGAC
Proteins encoded in this window:
- a CDS encoding DegT/DnrJ/EryC1/StrS family aminotransferase, producing the protein MIPIARPLLGAEELAAVSRVFTSGQLAQGQQVAEFEQRFAELCQVKEAIAVSSGTAALHLALLAHGIGPGDEVITSPFSFAATANTILLVGATPVFADIEPDTYNIDPALVEAAITPRTKAIMPVHLYGNPSDMDRLGELAARHHLILIEDACQAHAAAIRGKPVGSFGTGCFSFYATKNITTGEGGMITTNDPEIAEQVRLWRSHGQQHRYHHIAIGYNQRMTDIQAAIGLAQMEKLERWTEQRIANAATLTAQLREWVKTPVTRPGYRHVYHQYTIQVEGDRDAWIQALAERGIGTAVHYPCPIHQQPFYQEQGFHVSLPIAETAAKQILSLPIHPAVSEENLATIAQEVIRYVSEGGRDRRRVNGPEPSARPA
- a CDS encoding Gfo/Idh/MocA family oxidoreductase; translation: MSVKVAVIGAGSMGLNHLRVLRDFPEDVVELVGVAETHEPSLARAISRFHIAGFTDYHQMLNQVRPDLVSVVVPTNAHFEVAAAVLKAGCHVLIEKPITATSEEAIALLKLAAERDRKIAVGHVERFNPAVMELKRYIAAGNLGQIFTLHARRVGPFPPRIRDVGVILDLATHDLDVMRYLTNAEVEYVYAESQQRVHQTHEDLLLGLIRFSNRAIGVLDVNWLTPTKVRELSVTCERGMYLVNYLSQDLYFYENDYTTTTWDALRSITGVSEGTMTRLKVQKAEPLRREYEDIFAALRDDTEPTVSGKDGLAVLHLAHQFIKATQSREVIVCSTPIHS
- a CDS encoding O-antigen ligase family protein, with protein sequence MALYLADGVRRSGSLAFFIGLGLCLSFALFFFWPHPPASLLFLVVAAALASIRLEIAIALLPLTFPYDNYLLPLSASGYPQFYLAELGVIICLGAALLRHALLPAERQATRVWLGKLWRQAHPFLTPAVLLLLGASLALLVSPVQHLSLRAYREEILEPLVYFLLMLRYLRTRSDLARTVGALILSALLVACIGIAQGFIQVRGLSDILNPGAFRIRGSTNGPNNLGFLLDRAIPLLLALAFVGALRQGRGKGRHPTQEAGSQQPAWCDPLRWVCLGLLLPLVWALYWSDSHGAEIALLMVAFCFFAFEVRSKLVILVTGGAGILGIVLFWPRIVALLNSGAHGKFWERLTIWKAAVLMIRDHMLLGIGPDSFKTLYQPSAPNSYLLQALDDQRSAAPIATISHPHNFILDFWLSAGLLGVVAIFWLLGAFAVVVVRTYRRCAALPQGRLPQYLVLGIAGCMAASVIHGLVDKMYFLPDLALSFWFFLGVLLVLRTIAEQESAALRQETRKPGEEVSVMQ
- a CDS encoding nucleotide sugar dehydrogenase; protein product: MQHPHPFVTAPAQQSGTVAVVGLGKIGLPLAIQYIQHGRQVIGCDINPQVVEAINAGRCHVHEEPGLEDAVASAVAQGRLSATTDTASAARQAAVVVIIVPVIVNQGHAVDFRSIDIATQAVGSGLTSGTLVIYETTLPTGTTAGRLRTILEEQSGLKAGSDFLLAYSPERVSSGHISRDLATYPKVVGGVNEASRDAASAFYRSVLDAEVICMASTDEAEFVKLIETTYRDVNIALANEYARYADAHGLDAMAAISAANTQPYSHIHAPGVGVGGHCIPVYPYFLLSGATEGLALPRQARLINDGMADYAVERIETEIGSLAGQTVLILGVAYRGNVREVAFTSAKLLQQALVEHDARVLVEDPLFSEQELEALGYRPLRPEQRGEIHAIIVQAEHQVYHSLDFRQFPNCQLVLDGRRALKPEAITAAGMRYLSIGDGARPLITVR
- a CDS encoding acyltransferase — protein: MNTIFIHPTADVAADAHVGEGTRIWNQAQIREGAQIGAECNIGKNAYIDFGVQIGNRVKIQNNVSVYHGVTVEDGVFIGPHVCFCNDMLPRAITPSGALKGQDDWEVGRVLVRTGASIGAGSIILPNVTIGSFALIGAGSVVTRSVPDQALMFGNPARLQGYVCRCARKLENLTQTPSGLTGICPSCQISYTLAAGEHR
- a CDS encoding glycosyltransferase: MSGQPEGLSPYPLDLSPLLALSRGMFKEQETAPDASEYQLPNGHQPTIAAQEALICWNDYLVTGEEQHRMAFLAQAAWFLERATPFAEAVSGWPVLMRLSTLPEPVPLLSASTQGLALSVLVRAYRLTGDEAFWRVAQRAVRAFDLDIFDGGVSAPVGGEGIFFEEVAAYPAAHHLSVCVIALLGLYDYLAVADDTRVAELVHRCLAALSALTPAFDTGYWSRADLASRRLADPATHALHIALLKALARASGDDAWAALAARWAGYQHALHSRFHYFFARKASRVRQTFWFWLQRRFFPGAEGAGQQSTRKVCVPITAFPVAGGMRSVLAGVAQAMAGVWEIEYLAWRIGQDHEGMTIRSFGNAYTAYWQFPNVWFYVFAGWRRLLSLLRHGQRYHVILAQDGVFTGAYAALAARLAGVRVVCMDHGNITLPSSPIFRAERLKRSEAAPWRSRMLSRLRFACYWPSLRLLTRVATSATDFFLPAGDAVETAYRQGFGVSADRISRFPFLIDTERYAPCDGLERARRRKQLQLPADGIVIAMVNRLAPEKGIDVALQGISSALSRLPTTLGSRVRVVIAGDGPLRARIEEDIRRYQLESTCLLLGETTRDDVALLLSISDLFLFTAIRDINSVAVLEAMAAGLMVIASMVPPSKAALLTDGRGMAIPVGDAEAVSAALTEALRDLPTTREMGARARAYIEAHHRAEALRRCLLRATGWPLAVNDVHWRQRKDELIVEEVR
- the wecB gene encoding UDP-N-acetylglucosamine 2-epimerase (non-hydrolyzing) — its product is MRFVSIVGARPQFIKLAPVSRALRLRHDELIIHTGQHYDAGLSSQFFEELTIPTPDYHLGIGSASHGAQTGRMLEGIEEVLLKERPDGVIVFGDTNSTLAGALAAAKLHIPVAHVEAGLRSFNREMPEEINRVLTDHASTWLFCPTETARQHLLHEGIAEGVAVVGDVMYDVLRQVQPKLVGRAHSILSALGIEPQSYLLLTIHRPANTDDPARLGQIAQAISGLGRPVIFPVHPRTRRFMKEYHLTWSDQVRLIEPVGHLDMLALVQAAYHVATDSGGLQKEAFLLGAPCVTLRDETEWPETLEGGWNRLVGSHREAIIEAINRPQPEPLHRQPFGEGDAALRIAGLLHN
- a CDS encoding glycosyltransferase family 2 protein, whose amino-acid sequence is MEVSVIIPVYNEKATIQRVIEMVQQTPYSKEIIIVDDCSTDGTRAILEQSAWPENVHIYYHAKNMGKGAGVRTGVQHATKEVIVIQDADLEYDPKDLDVVLKPIMDGKADVVYGSRFLGIHRAFLFWHYMGNKLLTFIANLLYNNMLTDMETGYKAFRAPILKSITIRSNRFDFEPEITAKVLKRQYRIYEVPIYYSGRDFDEGKKATWRDAFPALWALIKYRFVD